A genomic window from Photobacterium gaetbulicola Gung47 includes:
- a CDS encoding hypothetical protein (COG0018) translates to MRLAMAVGIALASSVVVAEGDNVEVGQAPTEQQPLFLSNGSQEQPSYTSHYSSAPYTNTTWEQVPRDASVYDSPYNVALFSGENGEDKARMWSQTKSIFWYGVGVAGFIALLPEDISNWDTSDDRLLEKWWNNVKDGPVWDRDVWYINYIGHPYFGGVYYQIARKSGYRQWDAFVYSFMMSTFYWEYGVEAFAEIPAVQDLVVTPVLGWVYGEWAFHKEREIIQGGGKVWDSEWMGSTALFLLDPVDSLGRGVNHLMGRDVVKAGTGYIGYQDVALPNGQTDTQFNVNMNFQFGEGETSPAMRRSYTRVRNVTTHDPVDYGIVGISVGGRYLDLDDEWGIENSWAPMITLGVYYTPSLSSRLQYTRIDTDSKTTGESITYENYSFDFQYYFLTDDDLRPYINAGIGETLLEKDRDTTTFQVNGGLGLHYKLNSNWALQADWVHFYSGKLSTNDDLFSGQLVYRFGRGERW, encoded by the coding sequence ATGCGGTTAGCAATGGCAGTGGGAATAGCATTGGCTTCATCAGTGGTTGTGGCAGAAGGTGACAATGTTGAGGTTGGGCAGGCCCCAACAGAGCAGCAGCCTCTTTTTCTTTCAAACGGCTCGCAAGAGCAACCCTCTTACACCTCCCATTATTCGAGTGCTCCCTATACCAATACTACTTGGGAGCAGGTGCCACGTGATGCCTCAGTATATGACTCGCCGTATAACGTCGCTTTATTTTCGGGAGAGAATGGCGAGGACAAGGCGCGTATGTGGTCACAAACCAAATCAATTTTTTGGTATGGCGTGGGGGTGGCTGGTTTTATTGCACTGTTACCGGAAGATATCTCGAACTGGGATACTAGCGACGACCGCTTGCTGGAAAAATGGTGGAACAATGTCAAAGACGGTCCGGTATGGGATAGGGATGTGTGGTATATCAACTATATCGGCCACCCCTACTTTGGTGGGGTGTATTACCAGATCGCGAGGAAGTCGGGATACCGGCAATGGGATGCTTTTGTCTATTCCTTCATGATGTCGACCTTCTATTGGGAATATGGTGTAGAGGCTTTTGCCGAGATCCCTGCCGTGCAGGATCTTGTTGTTACTCCGGTGCTGGGATGGGTATACGGTGAATGGGCTTTCCACAAAGAGCGCGAGATTATTCAGGGCGGGGGGAAAGTCTGGGATTCCGAATGGATGGGAAGTACTGCCCTGTTCTTGCTCGATCCGGTTGATAGCCTGGGGCGCGGCGTAAACCACCTGATGGGGCGTGATGTGGTGAAGGCGGGGACGGGATATATTGGCTATCAGGATGTTGCACTGCCTAACGGCCAGACAGATACCCAGTTCAATGTGAATATGAACTTCCAGTTCGGTGAGGGGGAAACTAGCCCGGCAATGCGCCGCAGTTATACCCGGGTTCGCAACGTCACAACTCATGATCCTGTAGATTACGGTATCGTCGGTATCTCGGTTGGTGGTCGTTATCTGGATTTGGATGATGAGTGGGGGATCGAAAATAGCTGGGCACCGATGATCACTCTGGGTGTGTACTACACGCCATCACTATCATCTCGCTTGCAATATACCCGTATCGACACCGACAGTAAAACAACGGGTGAAAGCATCACCTATGAAAATTACAGCTTCGATTTCCAATATTATTTCCTTACTGATGACGATTTACGTCCTTATATCAATGCTGGGATCGGCGAAACCCTGCTGGAAAAAGATAGAGATACCACCACATTCCAAGTGAATGGCGGGCTTGGCTTACACTATAAACTAAACAGTAATTGGGCGCTGCAGGCCGACTGGGTTCATTTCTACAGCGGCAAACTCTCAACCAACGATGACTTATTTTCAGGCCAGCTAGTTTATCGTTTTGGCCGAGGTGAGCGGTGGTGA
- a CDS encoding GCN5-related N-acetyltransferase (COG3153), whose amino-acid sequence MYYGIYDNSQCEAIIQLFTQTFSDSEGSNEGAAIGKLVEDLLNTTDSSDLFVFVAAKEDKLVGSILFTRLKFETDKAAFLLAPVAVSTQSQGKGIGQALIRYGLETLKQRGVEIAFTYGDPNYYSRVGFERITEQEFKAPLPLSFPHGWQAQSLTEQPLEAIAGSSSCVTAFNAPGLW is encoded by the coding sequence ATGTATTACGGTATCTATGACAACAGCCAGTGCGAAGCAATTATCCAGCTATTTACCCAAACCTTCTCGGACTCAGAGGGCTCGAACGAAGGCGCAGCGATCGGCAAACTAGTCGAGGATTTGCTCAATACCACAGACAGCAGCGACCTCTTTGTCTTTGTTGCCGCAAAAGAAGACAAATTAGTCGGGAGCATCCTGTTTACCCGCCTGAAGTTTGAAACGGATAAAGCCGCCTTTTTACTGGCACCTGTCGCTGTCAGTACACAGAGCCAAGGCAAGGGTATTGGGCAGGCACTTATCCGCTACGGCTTGGAAACTCTTAAACAGCGAGGCGTTGAGATCGCCTTTACCTATGGTGATCCCAACTATTACAGCAGGGTCGGATTCGAACGCATTACCGAGCAAGAGTTCAAAGCGCCACTGCCACTTTCTTTCCCGCATGGCTGGCAGGCACAATCACTGACCGAACAACCATTGGAGGCAATTGCGGGAAGCTCTTCCTGTGTCACAGCGTTCAACGCACCGGGACTTTGGTAA
- a CDS encoding M28 family peptidase (COG2234) has translation MKKGIISLLSLSVLIGLSGCNSDSGSESIDYGKKATGYLVDIADEIEGIGAREASTPEEEAMGNWLYDKLTGFGYDVEVQPFTYQKGDKLLSSKNFIVEKQGASEKTIVLAAHYDSTGSDHGSLGATDNGAGVAAAVAIAESLMQESLPYTVRILFPGAEENGLNGSLHYVRQALDNDQLDNVIAMINYDTVGGGDYVYVHAAHSDYAEYQSTCEKLGLGEADYNAQPHVRDAMLQASIAVKGEEGQYTVHPAFPGYPEGETGSWSDHAGFACAGIPIAYVEATNFDINGKWGFDGYSQTVNPAAWDCYDAENKTACDRENETRWGKIWHTEFDRLDKLEELFPGRVEQQLSDNVNIVLELMTSAGYISDK, from the coding sequence ATGAAAAAAGGAATTATCAGTTTACTTTCCCTTTCGGTCTTAATTGGACTCAGTGGCTGTAACAGCGACTCTGGATCCGAATCCATCGACTACGGCAAGAAGGCGACCGGCTATCTGGTCGATATCGCCGATGAAATCGAGGGTATTGGCGCGCGGGAAGCCAGCACGCCAGAGGAAGAGGCGATGGGCAACTGGCTGTACGACAAGTTAACCGGCTTTGGCTACGACGTTGAGGTTCAGCCTTTTACCTATCAAAAAGGCGATAAGCTACTTTCCTCGAAAAACTTTATTGTTGAGAAGCAAGGGGCGAGTGAGAAAACCATCGTTTTGGCCGCTCACTACGACTCCACCGGCTCTGATCACGGTTCACTGGGAGCGACCGATAATGGCGCTGGAGTTGCTGCTGCGGTGGCGATTGCCGAAAGCCTGATGCAAGAGTCTCTGCCTTATACTGTACGTATTCTGTTCCCCGGCGCGGAAGAAAACGGCCTCAACGGCTCGCTGCATTATGTTCGCCAGGCGTTGGACAACGACCAACTGGACAACGTCATTGCCATGATTAACTACGATACCGTCGGTGGTGGCGACTATGTTTATGTGCATGCTGCGCACTCGGATTATGCTGAGTATCAATCCACCTGTGAGAAGTTGGGCTTGGGTGAAGCAGACTACAATGCCCAACCCCATGTCCGGGATGCCATGCTACAGGCTTCAATCGCTGTCAAAGGCGAAGAGGGACAGTATACCGTTCACCCTGCTTTCCCGGGCTACCCAGAGGGGGAGACTGGGTCATGGTCTGATCATGCGGGCTTTGCCTGTGCCGGTATTCCGATTGCGTATGTTGAAGCGACCAACTTTGACATCAATGGTAAGTGGGGTTTCGACGGCTATTCGCAAACGGTTAACCCTGCAGCTTGGGACTGCTACGATGCCGAAAACAAAACTGCCTGTGATCGCGAGAATGAAACCCGATGGGGCAAGATTTGGCATACCGAGTTTGATCGTTTGGATAAATTGGAAGAGTTATTCCCGGGGCGGGTTGAGCAGCAATTGAGTGATAACGTGAATATTGTTTTGGAGCTAATGACATCAGCGGGTTATATCAGCGATAAATGA
- a CDS encoding putative melibiose operon regulatory protein (COG2207), with amino-acid sequence MAKQIAQNENPQDTSDADAVGPLSLFSSYESIHIELRKPHHMPCYHWHGQIEVNIPFGDDVDYVINDHPFTISNGHVGIFWATTPHQLIEPGKSSNMGILNIPIHYFLAWPLDESLLNQITHGTVVQSALPNLVTEQQIAFWMEESKSNDIGFRQLAADEMSLMLKRVCLTGWEKLTHTMESKGSMKGLSKHSQFHVQKILEYIACHHDSPLTVKSIAEHVGLHTNYAMNLFQSVMKMTIKEYVTSMRINHARALLADTNRTILDIALTVGFNSNSRFYETFQRYMKMTPTEFRKLSRKSNKLAQYDSNLDFQGIPK; translated from the coding sequence ATGGCTAAGCAAATCGCCCAGAATGAGAATCCGCAAGATACCTCAGATGCAGACGCTGTTGGCCCACTGAGCTTATTTTCCTCTTATGAATCGATTCATATCGAGTTGCGTAAGCCGCACCACATGCCCTGCTACCATTGGCACGGCCAAATAGAAGTCAACATCCCCTTCGGTGATGATGTCGATTATGTCATCAATGACCACCCGTTTACTATCAGCAATGGTCATGTCGGGATCTTTTGGGCGACCACACCGCACCAACTTATCGAGCCCGGTAAGTCGAGTAATATGGGGATCTTGAATATACCCATTCATTACTTCTTGGCTTGGCCTCTGGACGAAAGCCTGCTCAATCAGATCACCCATGGCACAGTGGTGCAGTCAGCGCTGCCAAATCTGGTGACCGAGCAGCAGATTGCATTCTGGATGGAAGAAAGTAAAAGCAATGACATTGGCTTTCGTCAATTGGCGGCCGATGAAATGTCCCTGATGTTAAAAAGAGTGTGCCTAACAGGCTGGGAGAAGCTGACCCATACCATGGAAAGCAAGGGGAGTATGAAAGGGCTCTCCAAGCACTCGCAATTCCATGTGCAGAAAATCTTGGAATATATCGCTTGTCATCATGATTCTCCTTTGACAGTAAAAAGTATTGCGGAGCATGTTGGCTTGCATACCAACTATGCGATGAACTTGTTCCAGAGTGTGATGAAGATGACCATCAAGGAATATGTCACTTCGATGCGGATTAACCACGCCCGCGCACTGCTAGCGGATACCAACCGAACGATTCTCGATATTGCCCTAACGGTGGGTTTCAATTCAAATAGCCGCTTTTATGAAACCTTCCAGCGCTATATGAAAATGACGCCAACGGAGTTTCGCAAGCTCAGTCGCAAGAGTAATAAGCTGGCGCAGTATGATAGCAATTTGGATTTCCAAGGCATTCCTAAATGA
- a CDS encoding Glutathione synthetase, with protein sequence MRNAMQSLLSQQVIEDACEWAIMHGVAFRQADNTARHCPFSIAPMTMKRDVYEHLLKVTPLITKLISQVSEDHDFLQASLGDLAKADPFFGRLMSLHQQAHGDGNDRRYPARQPLLLMRTDFMDDRQHGAKVIEFNGIAAGMGPFGQRATEFHAYMQSQWPATYQHWLEESHAVPAENQGLVQLAYAIATAAKKIQADFNAKGKPTFLMVVQKNEDNVYDQHLLEVELQKLGLRTVRRTFEQLSTQLSTGENHRLVLDGVGAVDVAYLRAGYQYSDYWVPELNESICCHTLSQTRLFIEQHHVALNATISQQLATSKSMQMQLTMMTAQDYARWGLNLEEALLVKSVLAEMKPVNNTTIEWFNTQAIKHEWVLKNQGEGGGHCVFGEDISAKLAQLLFGDYDAWALMQRLYPHEREKPTIAVRDGTQKLVDDLVSEIGLFTAYFNGEPVTQLKGYAGYLIRSKPASENEGGIHSGKGILDSLTLVD encoded by the coding sequence ATGAGAAACGCAATGCAAAGTTTGCTATCGCAGCAAGTTATTGAGGATGCCTGTGAGTGGGCCATCATGCATGGTGTGGCTTTCAGGCAGGCTGATAATACGGCAAGGCACTGTCCGTTCAGTATTGCGCCGATGACAATGAAACGTGACGTGTATGAGCACCTGCTTAAGGTAACACCGCTGATCACTAAGCTGATCAGCCAGGTATCGGAGGACCATGATTTTCTCCAGGCATCACTGGGTGATTTGGCCAAAGCCGACCCGTTTTTTGGCCGTCTGATGTCGCTTCACCAGCAGGCACACGGCGACGGCAACGACAGACGATATCCAGCCAGGCAGCCGCTGTTGTTGATGCGTACCGATTTCATGGATGATCGCCAACATGGTGCGAAAGTTATTGAGTTCAATGGCATTGCTGCTGGTATGGGGCCGTTTGGCCAGCGTGCAACAGAATTCCATGCTTATATGCAAAGCCAATGGCCCGCAACGTATCAACATTGGTTGGAGGAAAGTCATGCTGTGCCAGCGGAAAACCAAGGCCTAGTGCAGTTGGCCTACGCGATTGCTACCGCGGCGAAAAAAATCCAGGCTGATTTCAATGCCAAGGGGAAACCGACCTTTTTGATGGTTGTGCAGAAGAATGAAGATAACGTGTACGACCAGCATTTGCTTGAAGTTGAGCTGCAGAAACTCGGCTTGCGTACTGTCCGCCGTACCTTCGAGCAATTGAGTACCCAGCTTTCGACTGGTGAGAACCATCGGTTGGTGCTGGATGGTGTCGGTGCCGTCGATGTAGCCTACTTGCGGGCGGGTTATCAGTACTCTGACTACTGGGTGCCTGAGCTCAATGAATCTATCTGTTGTCATACCTTGAGCCAGACTCGGCTGTTTATCGAACAGCACCATGTCGCGCTCAATGCCACTATTAGCCAACAGCTTGCAACAAGCAAATCGATGCAGATGCAGCTGACGATGATGACCGCTCAGGACTATGCTCGCTGGGGGCTAAACCTTGAGGAAGCTCTGCTTGTGAAGAGCGTGTTGGCCGAGATGAAGCCAGTCAATAACACCACGATTGAGTGGTTCAATACCCAGGCGATTAAGCATGAGTGGGTGTTGAAGAATCAGGGAGAAGGCGGCGGTCACTGTGTATTTGGCGAGGATATCAGCGCTAAGTTGGCTCAGCTGTTGTTTGGAGACTATGATGCCTGGGCATTGATGCAGCGTCTTTATCCCCATGAGCGCGAGAAGCCAACGATTGCGGTACGGGATGGCACCCAGAAATTAGTGGATGATTTGGTCAGCGAGATAGGCCTGTTTACGGCTTATTTCAATGGCGAGCCCGTGACACAGCTAAAGGGGTATGCGGGGTATTTGATCCGCAGCAAACCGGCGAGTGAAAACGAAGGGGGGATCCACAGCGGCAAGGGGATCCTCGATTCGCTCACCCTTGTCGATTAA
- a CDS encoding putative lipoprotein, whose translation MNIIAKSAVLAISTIAFISPAVIAQQLSDADLQAAIEAKLTEQLKDEKVAAHTADFIMKNLLTWQGEPLSLDQADSIIAYAFGNRIAENGNQSPGPMNKALADTVVEIYKQTGKPVYAQWEIAQEIGDRIDEKDLTAIYPKVGADGTIIYLSTIGVAEEIVKLAGGTDKLGKAVVVGFYEHSLRTINTSKDAGIDAYAPEGIELPNDYDKESGQPWTRDPLIFVMHEIRNRGTNERTRLIEQANQEK comes from the coding sequence ATGAACATAATTGCTAAATCAGCCGTGCTTGCAATTTCAACCATTGCTTTCATTTCCCCCGCGGTCATCGCACAACAATTATCGGACGCCGATTTACAAGCAGCGATAGAAGCAAAATTAACCGAACAATTAAAAGATGAGAAAGTAGCAGCCCACACAGCTGACTTTATTATGAAAAACCTACTGACCTGGCAAGGGGAACCCCTATCGCTTGATCAAGCAGACAGTATTATTGCCTATGCCTTTGGTAACCGAATTGCCGAAAATGGCAACCAGTCGCCCGGTCCGATGAACAAAGCGCTGGCAGATACGGTTGTGGAGATTTACAAGCAAACCGGCAAGCCGGTATATGCCCAGTGGGAAATTGCCCAGGAAATTGGAGATCGTATTGATGAAAAGGATCTCACTGCCATCTATCCCAAAGTGGGCGCTGACGGCACCATCATCTACCTCAGTACGATTGGCGTTGCCGAAGAGATAGTTAAACTGGCCGGAGGAACTGATAAACTCGGTAAAGCCGTTGTGGTCGGTTTCTATGAGCACAGCCTGCGCACTATCAACACCTCAAAGGATGCCGGTATCGATGCCTATGCCCCCGAGGGGATCGAGCTGCCGAACGACTACGACAAGGAGTCAGGCCAGCCTTGGACCCGAGACCCGCTGATCTTTGTCATGCATGAGATCCGCAACCGGGGCACCAACGAGCGCACACGGCTCATCGAACAGGCTAACCAGGAAAAATAA
- a CDS encoding hypothetical protein (COG3751), giving the protein MQKLIDALATQGYFVWDDFLSPEQVSELKLCLPEQWTQARIGRNDEVARESSIRSDKIHWLAADQGIAVQDYLERMEVIRREVNQHFFLGLFEYEAHFAKYEKGDFYQKHLDCFRGNENRRLTTVFYMNDSWDEQDGGELVVYDLDDKELMKLAPKSGRLFVFLSEQFPHEVLPTNVERFSIAGWFRTNGVKNNMLDIAQ; this is encoded by the coding sequence ATGCAGAAGTTAATCGATGCGCTGGCGACCCAGGGATATTTTGTTTGGGATGACTTTCTCTCCCCTGAGCAAGTGAGTGAGCTCAAATTGTGTTTGCCGGAGCAATGGACCCAAGCCCGAATTGGCCGTAACGATGAAGTGGCTCGTGAATCATCGATTCGTAGTGACAAAATTCATTGGCTAGCGGCAGATCAAGGTATCGCGGTACAAGATTACCTGGAGCGTATGGAAGTTATCCGCCGAGAGGTCAACCAGCACTTTTTTCTCGGCCTATTTGAATATGAAGCCCATTTTGCCAAGTATGAAAAAGGTGACTTCTACCAGAAGCATTTAGACTGTTTTCGTGGCAATGAGAATCGCCGCTTAACGACAGTGTTCTATATGAATGACAGCTGGGATGAACAGGATGGTGGCGAGCTGGTGGTCTATGACTTGGATGACAAGGAATTGATGAAGCTAGCGCCTAAATCAGGCCGCCTGTTTGTGTTCCTGTCCGAGCAGTTTCCTCATGAGGTACTGCCGACCAATGTCGAGCGCTTCAGTATCGCGGGGTGGTTTCGCACCAACGGCGTGAAAAATAACATGCTCGATATCGCGCAGTAA
- a CDS encoding LysR family transcriptional regulator (COG0583): MIKRLQYFNAVVETGSISETSRVFDVQPSSVSRQLAALEEELGVRLINRNTRTVSLTEAGQTFYSYSQHIVASLDEARRTINDLQDIPKGKLVVSATVGYGEVVLLPLINEFRRRYPEVDIRIELSERVKDLIEDNIDVAIRSGELADSSLVARKLQNNDFILCASPEYLELAPELNCPQDLTEHHCIRYGYAGWQHWYLIGEELEKLSIGGGLEVNTVNGQKQLLLSHCGIALIPLWAVASELADGRLQQVLAEYRFSPQATPTATYAIYLKREMVPPKVRVFIDYLIEKIHGNKQEL; encoded by the coding sequence ATGATCAAACGACTGCAATATTTTAATGCCGTGGTGGAAACCGGCAGTATTTCTGAAACCAGCCGGGTGTTTGATGTCCAGCCTTCTTCGGTTTCCCGCCAATTGGCGGCGCTGGAGGAGGAACTTGGGGTTCGGCTGATTAACCGCAATACCCGAACGGTATCGCTCACCGAAGCCGGGCAGACCTTTTACAGTTATTCTCAGCATATTGTTGCCAGTCTCGATGAAGCGCGCAGGACCATCAATGATCTGCAGGATATCCCGAAGGGCAAGCTGGTGGTCAGTGCCACGGTGGGGTATGGCGAAGTGGTCCTTCTGCCATTGATCAACGAGTTCCGTCGGCGCTATCCCGAGGTGGATATCCGCATCGAGTTGAGCGAGCGGGTGAAAGATCTCATTGAAGACAATATTGATGTGGCGATCCGAAGCGGGGAGCTGGCAGACTCTTCGCTGGTCGCCAGGAAGCTGCAGAACAATGATTTTATTCTCTGTGCCAGCCCCGAGTACCTCGAGCTGGCACCAGAACTGAACTGTCCGCAGGATTTAACGGAGCACCACTGTATTCGATACGGCTATGCCGGATGGCAGCATTGGTATTTGATCGGCGAAGAGCTGGAGAAGTTGTCTATTGGCGGTGGGCTAGAGGTCAATACGGTTAACGGTCAGAAACAACTGTTGCTCAGCCATTGCGGGATTGCGCTCATTCCCCTTTGGGCTGTTGCCAGCGAGCTGGCAGATGGCCGCTTGCAACAGGTGCTGGCGGAATATCGCTTCAGTCCGCAGGCGACGCCAACGGCGACCTATGCCATCTATCTCAAGCGGGAGATGGTTCCACCCAAGGTGCGGGTGTTCATTGATTATCTGATCGAAAAGATACACGGCAACAAACAGGAGCTTTGA
- a CDS encoding hypothetical protein (COG1278), protein MISHTGIIRSYNPTNRTGLITCDLGGDIRFFGANIASQGQPVSGSLVEFDMDDSSNSLQAVKIRFV, encoded by the coding sequence ATGATTTCACATACCGGTATTATCCGCAGCTACAACCCAACCAACCGTACGGGCCTTATCACCTGTGATCTAGGCGGAGACATTCGCTTCTTCGGTGCCAATATTGCAAGCCAAGGCCAACCTGTTTCAGGCAGCCTGGTAGAGTTTGATATGGACGACTCAAGCAACAGCCTACAGGCTGTCAAAATCCGCTTCGTCTAA
- a CDS encoding putative lipoprotein yields MKSNKLLLPLVLSSILVGCGSDNNDNGGNVPGPTDATLNFGVINQLSSPASASKSLIETSDYSSTNCNHGKCLDDIDEAVIAFNYVYLKKVNGNGGDDATCDQTGECEAYHITFEQEANELRMIDVMNANGDNAYPLFQDLKLSPGDYEMCLYINGKYESGTQVEVDYDSHVRDIDGSYLYLTTPSQGSCAGAKPPQNARPTGRLVSQPFTVQKGYNNLAFWFNLEETLQYNKNHDWRFLGNKDFEIVHVDDIAPRLGHIRGTIDIDTIQSVCHDNNLDAVDAVYLYRGATEQSQMLGFHDPRIGNEGERRPVELAAVAVPLVEDPSGMQAQFSFSDVYAGEYAVGYTCTAQHDTEEANGSGFEIYDSINNIIVEPGRTIGVTFSL; encoded by the coding sequence ATGAAAAGCAATAAGTTACTCCTACCTTTGGTACTGAGCAGCATCCTTGTTGGCTGTGGCTCCGACAATAATGACAATGGCGGAAACGTACCGGGGCCAACAGACGCCACCTTGAACTTTGGCGTGATCAATCAGCTCAGCTCCCCGGCAAGCGCCAGCAAAAGCCTAATTGAGACAAGTGATTACAGCAGTACAAACTGCAATCACGGCAAATGTCTCGATGACATTGACGAAGCCGTCATCGCCTTCAATTATGTCTACCTGAAAAAAGTCAACGGCAACGGCGGTGACGACGCCACCTGCGATCAGACCGGGGAGTGCGAGGCGTACCACATCACTTTCGAGCAAGAAGCCAATGAGCTACGCATGATCGATGTCATGAATGCCAACGGTGACAATGCCTACCCGCTTTTCCAAGACTTGAAACTATCGCCGGGTGACTATGAGATGTGCCTGTATATCAATGGTAAATACGAAAGTGGTACGCAGGTAGAAGTTGACTATGACTCACACGTCCGTGATATCGACGGTAGCTATCTTTACCTAACCACACCAAGCCAGGGTTCGTGTGCCGGTGCCAAGCCGCCGCAAAATGCCCGCCCAACCGGCCGTCTGGTCAGCCAGCCGTTTACGGTACAAAAAGGCTACAACAACCTGGCATTCTGGTTTAACTTGGAAGAAACCCTTCAGTACAATAAAAACCATGACTGGCGCTTCCTCGGCAACAAAGATTTCGAAATCGTCCATGTCGATGATATCGCCCCGCGACTAGGCCATATCCGCGGTACCATTGACATCGACACCATCCAAAGCGTGTGTCACGACAACAACTTAGATGCTGTGGACGCGGTTTACCTGTATCGAGGCGCTACCGAGCAAAGCCAGATGCTAGGCTTCCACGATCCGAGAATCGGTAATGAAGGCGAACGCCGCCCAGTAGAGTTGGCTGCAGTTGCAGTTCCTCTGGTTGAAGACCCATCGGGTATGCAGGCACAATTCAGCTTCAGTGATGTGTATGCCGGAGAGTATGCCGTCGGCTATACCTGTACCGCCCAGCACGACACGGAAGAAGCGAATGGGTCAGGCTTTGAAATCTACGACTCGATCAACAACATCATCGTTGAACCGGGCCGAACCATCGGCGTGACATTTTCTCTATAA
- a CDS encoding hypothetical protein (COG0739), with the protein MHSYKHSKNHHRYGERYQHSVTQDKEPLSEIKTTSSFTMSTQNSTLSRKWMSTKFLGIAGFSLLTIAALLTQTSTNNRTVPLNLAVNSTPWAPSDLADQPVYEPPRYAYTIQKGDTLSQIFSRLNIPLRTIQELQEADLNHLKIDTLQPGNTLRFWVNSAEKRLNRLELEFNIAQKVAYQRVEDNGFELEEVNIPGDWEDIIASGEIHGSFSVSAQKAGLNATEIYEITSLLKEKLNFSRDIRAGDKFEVVVSRQSVDAQVTGQHELRAIRIHSRGRATTAYLHSDGNFYDAKGESLQRAFLRYPYERSRTYRISSNFNPKRRHPVTGRVSPHNGVDFATPTGTPVIATGDGVVTQVVNHPYAGRYVVIQHGTNYRTRYLHNSKILVRKGQKVSRGQRIALAGATGRVTGPHIHYEFLIRNRAVNPMTANIPMASSVPSKEKGQFKETVALYDEMMDTPNRSLLSMADPEQEPKA; encoded by the coding sequence ATGCATAGTTATAAACATTCAAAAAATCATCATCGTTATGGAGAGCGATACCAACACTCCGTAACCCAAGATAAAGAACCTTTATCAGAAATAAAAACGACGAGTTCTTTTACCATGTCTACGCAAAACTCGACGCTTTCTCGAAAGTGGATGTCGACCAAATTTTTAGGGATTGCTGGCTTCTCGCTGTTAACAATCGCAGCGCTGCTGACACAAACCAGCACCAACAACCGCACGGTTCCACTTAACCTTGCGGTCAACTCCACCCCGTGGGCACCCAGCGATCTTGCTGATCAGCCCGTCTATGAACCGCCGCGCTATGCCTATACCATCCAGAAAGGTGATACGCTTAGCCAAATTTTCTCCCGGCTAAACATTCCTCTACGGACGATCCAAGAGTTGCAGGAAGCCGATCTCAACCATTTGAAGATTGATACCCTACAACCGGGCAATACTTTGCGTTTTTGGGTCAATTCGGCAGAAAAGCGCCTGAATCGCTTAGAACTGGAATTCAACATTGCTCAAAAAGTCGCCTACCAGCGGGTAGAAGATAATGGTTTTGAGCTTGAAGAAGTCAATATTCCGGGTGATTGGGAAGATATCATCGCCAGTGGCGAAATCCACGGCAGTTTCTCGGTCTCAGCCCAGAAAGCCGGCTTAAACGCAACAGAGATTTATGAGATCACCAGCCTGCTAAAGGAAAAGCTTAACTTCTCCCGTGATATCCGCGCCGGGGACAAATTCGAAGTGGTTGTCTCGCGCCAGTCGGTCGATGCCCAAGTCACCGGTCAGCATGAATTACGTGCAATTCGTATCCATAGCCGCGGCCGGGCAACAACAGCTTACCTACACAGCGATGGTAACTTCTACGATGCAAAAGGCGAGAGCCTGCAGCGTGCGTTCCTGCGCTACCCTTATGAACGCAGCCGCACCTACCGGATCAGTTCAAACTTCAACCCTAAGCGCCGTCACCCTGTAACTGGTCGCGTGTCGCCGCACAACGGTGTTGACTTTGCCACCCCAACAGGTACGCCAGTAATTGCTACGGGCGATGGCGTGGTCACCCAAGTGGTCAACCATCCTTACGCGGGTAGATATGTGGTGATCCAGCACGGTACCAACTACCGTACCCGCTATTTGCACAACAGCAAGATCCTGGTGCGCAAGGGACAGAAAGTTTCACGCGGCCAGCGTATTGCCCTGGCCGGTGCAACGGGCCGGGTTACCGGACCACACATCCATTATGAATTCCTGATCCGTAACCGTGCCGTTAACCCAATGACCGCCAATATTCCAATGGCGTCTTCGGTACCGAGTAAAGAAAAAGGACAGTTCAAAGAGACGGTGGCACTGTACGACGAGATGATGGATACCCCAAACCGTTCATTACTCAGTATGGCCGATCCCGAACAAGAGCCGAAAGCTTAA